From Thermoflexus hugenholtzii JAD2:
GATTGCGTGGACGAGGCCGGGCGGCCGGTGCGGGAAGAGGTGGGCCTCCTGGTGATCCGCAACCTGAACCCCGGGATGACCCGGGGCTTCTGGCGGGATCCCGAACGCTATCTGGAGACCTACTGGTCGCGCTGGGAGGGGCTCTGGTATCACGGGGACCTGGTTTACATCGACGAGGACGGCTTCTGGTATATCCTGGGGCGGGCGGATGACACCCTGAAGGTGGGTGGCAAGCGCCTGGGCCCGGCGGAGATGGAATCCGTGCTGGTGGAGCATCCTGCGGTGGCCGAGGCGGCGGTGATCGGCGTCCCGGATGAGATCAAGGGGGAAGCCCCCGTGGCCTTCGTGGTCCTGCGGCCCGGTTATGAGCCCGACGAGGCGCTGCGGGCGGCGCTGATGGAGCACGTGGCCCGGCGGATGGGCAAAGCCCTGGCGCCGAAGGAGGTCCGCTTCGTCCGCGACATCCCCAAGACCCGCAACGCCAAGCTGATGCGCCGGGTCATCCGCGCCGTCTACCTGGGGCGCGACCCCGGGGACCTCTCCGCCCTGGAGAACCCGCAGGCGGTCGAGGAGATCCGCCGGGCTCGCTGAGACGACCGCCCATCATCCGGAGGAATAGGGTCGTGCGCGCGCGCACCCTATGGGAGAGTTTCGGCTTCGCCTTCGCCGGGCTGCGCTACGCCTGGCGGACCCAGCGGAACCTGCGGATCCATGGGGCGATTACGATCCTGGTGATCGCCCTCGCCGGGCTGCTCGGGTTCGACCCCCTCCGCTGGGCCGTCCTCCTGCTCACCATCGCCATGGTATGGGCGGCGGAGCTGTTCAACACGGCCCTGGAAGCGGTGGTGGACCTCGTCAGCCCCGCCTTCCATCCGATGGCCCGGATCGCCAAGGACGTGTCGGCGGGGATGGTCCTGCTGTGCGCCATCGCCGCTGTGCTGATCGGCCTGGCCCTCTTCGGCCCACCCCTGTGGGCCCTCGGTGCCCGCTTTCGCTGACCCCTCTGTTCGGAGCTTCCCGGATGGAGAGATCGCGCCTTCCCGCGCCCTGGCCAACCTCCCATCCCCAGAGAAGGCTTCCGCTCCCTCGGGCCTCTCGGTCCTCTCGCGCCTCCACACGCTGGGGATCGGAGGCCTCCTTTTAATACTCCTCTTCGCCCTGTATATGCCGGTCCTCTCCGTCGGCTTTTTCTCAGATGACCTGCTCCTGACCGTGATCGCCCCTCGAGATCCCCTCGCGCTATTCCAGAGCGCGGAGGGGCTCTTGCACTACCGGCCTCTTTCCATGTCGCTCTTCTGGCTCGTCGGGCGTGTGTTTGGGTTTCAGGGGGCGATTTTCCATTTCCTCACCTTGAGCGTTTATCTGGTAAACGTCTCCCTGCTCTATTCGATTCTGCGACGGCTTGACGTCCCTCGGGCCCCGGCGTGGAGCGCCACGGCGCTCTTCGGGTTGCTCCCCTTCGCCCACGAGGCCATCGCCTTCGTGATGGGATCGGTGCACAGCCTGGCGCTCCTCTGGATGCTGAGCGCCACTGCCCTCGCCCTCCGACCGGGTCGGCCCCTTCGGTGGGGACACGCCTTCCTCGCCCTCGGGGCCTATTTGGCGGCCATCCTCTCCCACGAGACCGGCATCGTCTGGCCCGCCCTGCTGCTCCTGCTGGAGCGATGGCGTCCGGGACGGTTCCAGGGCCTTCGTCCCCTGATCCTCGCCGGCTTCGCCCTGGGGGCCGGTTACATGCTCTTCTGGCGGACTCGTCCGCGGGGCGATCCGGGGGTGCTGGCGTTGCCTATTTTCGCCCTGGAAAGCAGCCTCTACGCCGTTCAGGGCTGGCTGTATCCCCTGGGGCCGGCGCTCCGGCCGCTCTGGGAGGCCCTCTTCGGGCCACGGCCGATCCTCCTGCGAGCCCTGCGGCCGGGGGACTGGGCCTTCCTGGGCCTGGGGCTGGGGGTGACCGTAGCGATGATGGCCATCGCCCGGCCTCGCCGGCTGGTCGCCCTGGGACTGGGATGGTTCGCCGTCAGCATCACCCCATCCCTGCTGTTCTGGGGCCCGGCCTCCGGGATGATGAATTACCCGCGGATGCTGGTGATCCCCGGCGTGGGCAGCGCCATGGCCTGGGCCGCGGTCGTGGAAGGCGGGCGGCAACGCGGG
This genomic window contains:
- a CDS encoding diacylglycerol kinase family protein, whose translation is MRARTLWESFGFAFAGLRYAWRTQRNLRIHGAITILVIALAGLLGFDPLRWAVLLLTIAMVWAAELFNTALEAVVDLVSPAFHPMARIAKDVSAGMVLLCAIAAVLIGLALFGPPLWALGARFR